In one Alphaproteobacteria bacterium genomic region, the following are encoded:
- a CDS encoding methyl-accepting chemotaxis protein, giving the protein MLKLRLKLRTRLVLIVLGLISLAAATVGGSAIYILEEEIADQVIERQNASLRTAAVLLRKTVPETKFTITKAGRVTKLTLPEIPDFPDHSMIDEIGSVTGETATVFEWEDDNRDFWRRTTNIIKDDGSRAVGTQLGQSGRVYPFMMRGETYLGEATILGKDYYTIYEPIRNPSGDTIGILYAGVLKSNVRAAASNIVTGILIATIASLLVCGGIAFILVRTSIRPMLQLTDQMIEVSKGNTKKAVPYTERGDELGDMARALEVFRENAEENAGLVAQQAERQAKAEEEKRDFIKGIATQFRDKVGGIIQSLSEVSSQSDTAIRNIVGSAGELRGMSEQADASSNEAANSVNEASSVTSELSTSIQEIGRRSSDSARDAQSAAQQTESVNEKVAGLQQAADRVGEVVKLINDIAEQTNLLALNATIEAARAGEAGKGFAVVANEVKGLATQTGKATGEIAEQIASIQSAIQDAGGAIGSVVDSIRRISSGASEIADMVDAQVSATEGISSNIEQAQSRTMEVSNIMGAVRAKVDDNESGAKAVEESSHRLNDTVRTLKQEVDGFLKQLAG; this is encoded by the coding sequence ATGCTCAAACTTAGGCTCAAGCTGCGCACGCGGCTTGTACTGATTGTTCTGGGGCTGATTTCTCTGGCAGCGGCCACGGTTGGCGGCAGCGCGATCTACATCCTGGAAGAGGAGATCGCCGATCAGGTCATCGAACGCCAGAATGCCAGTCTGCGGACCGCGGCGGTTCTGTTGCGCAAGACGGTCCCGGAGACGAAGTTCACCATCACCAAGGCCGGGCGCGTCACCAAGCTCACCCTGCCGGAGATCCCGGATTTTCCGGATCACAGCATGATCGACGAGATCGGCTCGGTCACCGGCGAGACCGCGACCGTCTTCGAATGGGAAGACGATAACCGCGATTTCTGGCGCCGTACGACGAACATCATCAAGGATGACGGCAGCCGCGCGGTCGGAACGCAACTGGGCCAGAGCGGGCGCGTCTATCCCTTCATGATGCGCGGCGAGACCTATCTGGGCGAAGCGACGATCCTGGGCAAGGACTACTACACGATCTATGAACCGATCCGGAATCCGTCCGGCGATACGATCGGCATTCTCTATGCCGGTGTGCTGAAATCGAATGTGCGCGCCGCGGCATCGAACATTGTGACCGGCATCCTGATTGCGACGATAGCCAGCTTGCTGGTCTGCGGCGGGATTGCATTCATCCTGGTTCGGACCTCGATCCGCCCGATGCTGCAATTGACGGATCAGATGATCGAAGTCTCGAAAGGCAACACGAAGAAGGCGGTCCCCTATACCGAGCGCGGCGACGAGCTGGGCGACATGGCACGGGCACTCGAGGTCTTTCGCGAGAACGCGGAGGAGAATGCCGGGCTGGTGGCACAGCAGGCCGAGCGACAGGCCAAGGCGGAAGAAGAGAAGCGCGACTTCATCAAGGGGATTGCCACGCAGTTCCGGGACAAGGTCGGCGGCATCATCCAGTCCCTGTCGGAGGTCAGCAGTCAGAGCGACACGGCCATTCGCAACATCGTCGGCAGCGCCGGCGAACTGCGCGGCATGTCGGAACAGGCGGATGCTTCCTCCAACGAGGCAGCGAATTCCGTCAACGAGGCGTCTTCGGTGACGTCAGAGCTGTCGACCTCGATCCAGGAAATTGGTCGCCGCTCCTCCGATTCCGCCCGCGACGCGCAAAGCGCCGCCCAGCAGACGGAAAGCGTCAACGAGAAGGTTGCCGGACTGCAGCAGGCTGCGGATCGCGTCGGCGAAGTTGTCAAACTGATCAACGACATTGCCGAACAGACCAATCTTCTGGCCCTCAACGCCACGATCGAGGCGGCACGCGCCGGAGAAGCCGGCAAAGGCTTCGCGGTCGTTGCGAACGAGGTGAAGGGGCTTGCGACCCAGACCGGCAAGGCGACCGGCGAGATCGCCGAGCAGATCGCGTCGATCCAGAGCGCGATCCAGGATGCCGGCGGCGCCATCGGATCCGTTGTCGACAGCATTCGTCGGATCAGTTCCGGCGCGTCTGAAATCGCGGACATGGTCGATGCGCAGGTTTCCGCAACCGAAGGCATCAGCAGCAATATCGAACAGGCCCAAAGCCGCACCATGGAAGTCTCAAACATCATGGGGGCGGTCCGGGCCAAGGTCGATGACAACGAATCCGGCGCCAAGGCCGTTGAGGAATCGTCCCACCGCCTCAACGACACAGTCCGGACCTTGAAACAGGAGGTTGACGGGTTCCTGAAACAGCTCGCGGGGTAA
- a CDS encoding DMT family transporter has product MTQTDFIPKAGLTAYWPLFATVLLWGSAFPAIGYAVQFADPLPVAALRFSVAAILLTLWLSRHGGLGFLLTDLPRFLICGALGIAVYNAFLNAGMRDVSPGAACILIAIQPVIAAGLSVLFLKERFGAAAWGGAAIALAGAVCVGLGQPGDLRFGSGSSLVLAAAICSGTYFVVQRPLAVRHGAARAASATIIGGAVCLLPWLPEGVAQAWSMPNAGAAILYLAIGPSIFGYICWTRSLHLFGAARASNFLNLMIPLSMVLAIPVNGIYPDVFSLIGGVLAITGVWVVNRSKSPNR; this is encoded by the coding sequence ATGACACAGACAGATTTCATTCCGAAGGCCGGCCTGACGGCGTACTGGCCGTTGTTTGCAACAGTTCTGCTCTGGGGCAGTGCCTTTCCGGCAATCGGATATGCGGTGCAGTTCGCCGATCCGTTGCCGGTAGCCGCGCTGCGTTTCTCTGTGGCGGCAATTCTGCTCACCCTGTGGCTGTCCCGGCACGGTGGGTTGGGATTCCTGCTGACGGACCTGCCCCGGTTTCTGATCTGCGGCGCCTTGGGGATCGCGGTCTACAATGCCTTTCTGAATGCCGGGATGCGGGATGTATCGCCGGGGGCGGCCTGTATCCTGATCGCGATCCAGCCGGTTATCGCGGCGGGGCTGTCCGTTCTGTTCCTGAAGGAAAGGTTCGGTGCCGCGGCATGGGGTGGGGCCGCCATCGCCCTAGCGGGCGCGGTCTGTGTCGGCCTCGGTCAGCCGGGCGACCTGCGCTTCGGAAGCGGGTCGAGCCTCGTTCTGGCCGCCGCGATCTGTTCGGGAACCTATTTTGTGGTTCAGCGTCCGCTGGCAGTCCGGCATGGCGCCGCCCGTGCCGCCTCGGCGACCATTATCGGCGGGGCGGTCTGTCTGTTGCCATGGCTACCGGAAGGGGTGGCTCAGGCATGGTCGATGCCGAATGCGGGGGCGGCGATTCTGTATCTGGCCATCGGGCCCAGCATATTCGGTTACATCTGCTGGACCCGGTCGCTGCATCTGTTCGGTGCCGCGCGCGCCTCCAATTTCCTGAACCTGATGATCCCGCTGTCCATGGTTCTGGCCATTCCCGTCAACGGGATCTATCCCGACGTATTCAGCCTGATCGGTGGCGTGCTGGCGATAACCGGTGTGTGGGTGGTCAACCGGTCGAAGAGCCCCAATAGGTAA
- a CDS encoding PAS domain-containing protein: MPDGEIEMFDIDEFERLLERAELVTAFRYWQSITHGEDVPKYADLDPLDILPVLPLVNLVDVVHQPDGGYRLRHRLVGTEIVERFRTEHTGQWFDDLYDPEHLERQLPSYIRAVERRKPTVGDIDLYENNVRVMAYRRLIMPMADEDGAICCLFLVFAFHSNEDRLKQLKNGLPLHKPGQGSRRG; this comes from the coding sequence ATGCCGGATGGCGAAATTGAAATGTTCGACATTGATGAGTTCGAGCGGTTGCTTGAGCGCGCGGAACTCGTCACGGCATTCCGGTACTGGCAATCGATTACGCATGGCGAGGACGTGCCGAAATATGCCGATCTCGACCCGTTGGACATCCTTCCGGTCCTGCCGCTGGTCAATCTGGTCGACGTCGTCCACCAGCCGGACGGTGGCTACCGGCTCCGCCATCGTCTGGTCGGGACGGAGATCGTGGAGCGGTTCCGGACGGAGCATACCGGACAATGGTTCGATGACCTCTACGATCCGGAGCATCTCGAGCGGCAGCTTCCCTCCTACATTCGCGCCGTCGAGCGGCGCAAGCCGACGGTCGGCGATATCGACTTGTACGAAAATAATGTCCGGGTCATGGCCTATCGCCGGCTGATCATGCCGATGGCCGATGAAGACGGTGCGATCTGCTGTCTGTTTCTGGTCTTCGCCTTCCACAGCAACGAGGATCGGCTGAAACAGTTGAAGAACGGTCTTCCCCTGCACAAACCCGGACAGGGTTCGCGGCGCGGCTAA
- the hspQ gene encoding heat shock protein HspQ, with protein sequence MSGPPPGSETDSGDSADKGLAKFQIGQSVQHRKFGFQGVIFDVDPEFANTDEWYEAIPADVRPRKDQPFYHLFAVNPADNSPYIAYVSEQNLVPMPEGEEVAHPQLEEYFDGRRDGRWVVPRDRIN encoded by the coding sequence ATGTCCGGCCCGCCGCCCGGATCGGAAACCGACAGCGGCGATTCCGCCGACAAGGGGCTGGCGAAGTTCCAGATCGGTCAGTCCGTCCAGCATCGCAAGTTCGGCTTCCAGGGCGTCATCTTCGACGTCGATCCCGAATTCGCCAATACTGACGAATGGTATGAAGCCATTCCGGCCGATGTGCGGCCGCGCAAGGATCAGCCCTTCTATCATCTGTTCGCGGTGAACCCGGCCGATAACTCTCCTTATATCGCCTATGTCTCGGAACAGAACCTGGTGCCGATGCCGGAAGGTGAGGAAGTCGCCCATCCGCAGTTGGAAGAATACTTCGACGGCCGTCGCGACGGGCGCTGGGTCGTGCCGCGCGACCGCATCAACTGA
- a CDS encoding DMT family transporter, whose product MTDREPPVVAGRNAGLEIAPARKANPVWAAVWMMGALTSFALMAVAGREISREMDTFQLMFYRSIIGIVIVVAIGAMLPGGLGRFRTGHFRMHLARNVAHFIGQFCWFLSITLISLAEVFAIEFTTPIWVALIAPLFLAESMNRYRAIAIAIGFVGVLVVLRPGVVEFGAGHIAMLIGSFAFSLSMITTKKLSATESPLSILFWMAVLQAPMGLIGSLSDFTLPGTESALWLIVVGVGGLTAHFCIAQAFRWADAMVVAPMDFLRLPLIAVVGMLLYSEALDPFVFLGGAVILVGNWINIRFARRT is encoded by the coding sequence ATGACGGATCGCGAACCGCCGGTCGTTGCCGGTCGCAATGCCGGGCTGGAAATTGCGCCGGCACGCAAAGCCAATCCGGTCTGGGCGGCGGTCTGGATGATGGGGGCGCTGACGTCCTTCGCGCTGATGGCAGTGGCCGGGCGCGAAATCTCCAGGGAGATGGATACCTTCCAGCTGATGTTCTATCGCAGCATCATTGGCATCGTCATCGTCGTGGCAATCGGTGCGATGCTGCCGGGCGGCCTGGGCCGGTTCAGGACGGGGCATTTCCGGATGCATCTGGCCAGGAACGTCGCCCATTTCATCGGTCAGTTCTGCTGGTTTCTGTCCATCACGCTGATCTCTCTGGCGGAGGTTTTCGCCATTGAGTTCACCACGCCGATCTGGGTCGCGCTGATCGCGCCGCTGTTTCTGGCGGAATCCATGAACCGCTACCGGGCGATTGCCATCGCGATCGGTTTCGTCGGGGTGTTGGTCGTGCTGCGTCCCGGGGTGGTCGAGTTCGGGGCGGGGCATATCGCGATGCTGATCGGATCCTTCGCCTTTTCGCTGTCGATGATCACGACCAAGAAGCTCAGCGCGACCGAGTCGCCGCTCAGCATCCTGTTCTGGATGGCGGTTCTGCAGGCGCCGATGGGGTTGATCGGGTCGCTGAGCGATTTCACGTTGCCCGGGACGGAATCCGCCCTCTGGCTGATTGTGGTCGGGGTCGGCGGGCTGACGGCACATTTCTGCATTGCCCAGGCCTTTCGCTGGGCCGATGCCATGGTGGTGGCGCCGATGGATTTCCTGCGCCTGCCGCTCATCGCCGTGGTCGGCATGTTGCTCTACAGCGAGGCGCTGGATCCCTTCGTGTTTCTGGGCGGGGCCGTCATCCTGGTCGGGAACTGGATCAATATCCGTTTCGCGCGGCGCACCTGA
- a CDS encoding DinB family protein, which produces MTINAMGVMRAQCANHILANARLMAACYQLDEADYMAKRPCFFGSIHATLDHLVVIDRRYLDRMQGNPVPPSDGDPAEFPTRGSLAAGRVQIDQRLKDFVAGLTPADLDREVLLHETEQWGREVNPIWLVLQHVFAHGTHHRGQVHDLLSQTEIDPPQLDEFYLRMDREGRKAEVERSGLTGWMIDGKG; this is translated from the coding sequence ATGACCATTAATGCGATGGGCGTGATGCGCGCCCAATGCGCCAACCATATCCTTGCCAACGCCCGCTTAATGGCGGCCTGCTACCAACTGGACGAAGCCGACTACATGGCCAAGCGCCCATGCTTTTTCGGCTCCATTCACGCCACCCTGGACCACCTGGTCGTCATCGACCGTCGGTACCTGGACCGGATGCAGGGTAATCCGGTCCCACCGTCAGACGGCGACCCCGCCGAGTTTCCCACGAGGGGTTCTCTCGCGGCGGGACGGGTCCAAATTGACCAGCGACTAAAGGATTTCGTCGCCGGTCTGACACCAGCCGATCTGGACCGGGAAGTCCTGTTGCACGAGACCGAGCAATGGGGCCGCGAGGTGAACCCCATCTGGCTGGTGCTGCAGCATGTCTTCGCCCATGGCACCCACCATCGCGGCCAGGTGCACGATTTGCTGTCCCAGACCGAAATCGACCCGCCGCAACTGGACGAATTCTACCTGCGGATGGACCGCGAGGGGCGGAAAGCAGAAGTCGAAAGGTCCGGACTGACCGGCTGGATGATCGACGGCAAGGGGTAA
- a CDS encoding B12-binding domain-containing protein: MADEEDLDLRSLDDQELVEQMWDDLYDGLADEIVEGTNILLERGWAPYKVLTEALVEGMRIVGIDFRDGILFVPEVLMAANSMKAGMNILRPLLAETGAPPQGKMVIGTVKGDIHDIGKNLVSMMMEGAGFEVIDLGINNPVEKYLEALEEHKPDILGMSALLTTTMPYMKVVIDTMKEQGIRDDFTVLVGGAPLNEEFAREIGADAYCRDAAVAVETAKEVMARKNNQ, translated from the coding sequence ATGGCCGACGAAGAGGATCTTGACCTCCGCTCACTGGACGACCAGGAACTGGTCGAGCAGATGTGGGACGACCTGTATGACGGTCTCGCTGACGAGATCGTTGAAGGGACGAATATTCTGCTGGAGCGCGGCTGGGCGCCCTACAAGGTGCTGACCGAAGCGCTCGTTGAAGGCATGCGGATCGTCGGGATCGACTTCCGCGACGGCATCCTCTTCGTGCCGGAAGTGCTGATGGCGGCCAATTCCATGAAGGCCGGGATGAATATCCTGCGTCCGCTGCTGGCCGAAACCGGGGCACCGCCTCAGGGCAAGATGGTCATCGGCACGGTCAAGGGCGACATCCATGATATCGGCAAGAATCTCGTGTCGATGATGATGGAAGGCGCTGGATTCGAGGTCATCGATCTGGGCATCAACAACCCGGTCGAGAAGTATCTGGAGGCGCTGGAGGAGCACAAGCCGGATATCCTCGGCATGTCCGCGCTTCTGACCACGACCATGCCCTACATGAAGGTCGTGATCGACACCATGAAGGAGCAGGGCATCCGCGACGATTTCACGGTTCTGGTCGGCGGGGCGCCGCTGAATGAGGAATTCGCCCGTGAGATCGGTGCCGACGCCTATTGCCGCGATGCCGCCGTCGCGGTGGAAACGGCCAAGGAAGTGATGGCCCGCAAGAACAACCAGTAA
- a CDS encoding LysR substrate-binding domain-containing protein, translating into MMHSFTGLPPISALNAFLEAARLGSFSAAAAALNVTHSTVSRQVALVEDWLGHPVFERKGRGVALTPAGQRFSGEIRAALERIARTADQWNPRRGRPSVRISTTPSFARLWLLPRLRQIEGNPPDLQLDLRLDHRVRKLEPGDIDIAIRYTANPGGGPRFEPFIDETFRPAASVALAAELGPNPDPADLLNHPLIHDSDTAQWRAWFARHGLEYAARQQDRRFEDYDMVVDAGSQGLGIVMLRSILSDADAEAAGIQPLTEQRLDNPKRHFVVFDQTEERPAVLRAVERLLRIGGR; encoded by the coding sequence ATGATGCACAGCTTTACTGGCTTGCCACCGATTTCGGCACTTAACGCATTTCTGGAAGCGGCGCGGCTCGGTTCGTTCTCGGCCGCGGCGGCGGCGCTGAACGTGACCCATTCCACGGTCAGCCGTCAGGTCGCATTGGTCGAAGACTGGCTGGGCCATCCGGTGTTCGAGCGGAAGGGCCGTGGCGTGGCGCTGACTCCGGCCGGCCAGCGGTTTTCCGGCGAAATTCGGGCGGCGCTGGAACGCATCGCCCGCACCGCCGACCAATGGAACCCACGTCGCGGACGGCCCAGTGTCAGGATCAGCACAACGCCGTCTTTCGCACGGCTGTGGTTGCTGCCCCGGCTGCGACAGATCGAGGGGAACCCGCCGGATCTGCAGCTTGATCTTCGTCTCGATCACCGCGTTCGGAAACTGGAGCCAGGCGACATCGATATCGCAATCCGCTACACCGCGAACCCCGGTGGCGGGCCCCGTTTCGAACCGTTCATCGACGAGACATTCCGACCGGCCGCATCAGTCGCGCTGGCCGCCGAACTGGGTCCGAATCCGGATCCGGCAGACCTGCTGAACCATCCCCTGATCCATGATTCCGACACGGCGCAATGGCGCGCCTGGTTCGCCCGACACGGGCTGGAATACGCCGCCCGTCAGCAGGACCGCCGGTTCGAAGACTACGATATGGTGGTCGATGCCGGATCCCAGGGACTCGGCATTGTGATGCTGCGTTCCATTCTGTCCGATGCGGACGCCGAAGCCGCCGGAATTCAGCCATTGACCGAACAACGGCTCGACAACCCGAAACGCCATTTTGTCGTGTTCGACCAGACCGAGGAGCGCCCTGCTGTGCTGCGCGCGGTTGAGCGGCTGCTGCGGATCGGCGGGCGTTAG
- the ettA gene encoding energy-dependent translational throttle protein EttA, with product MASYQYVFGMHKLGKAYPGGKEVLKDINLQFLPGAKIGVLGYNGAGKSTLLKIMAGIDQDYTGEAWSADGVKIGYLAQEPQLDDSKTVAENAMEGLGELKAVVDRFNEVSMKLGEVTDDDEMMALIAEQSELQEKIDAEDAWDLDSRVEVAMDALRCPPGDWNVANLSGGEKRRVALCRLLLSRPDMLLLDEPTNHLDAESVAWLQRFLADYPGTVVMVTHDRYFLDNVTGWILELDRGRGIPYEGNYTSWLEQKQKRLQQEGREQEARMRNIAAEREWVSASARARQTKSKARIQAYDELVREAEAAEQANQTAQIVIPPGPRLGGVVIEADEVRKAYDGKLLMDGLSFKLPPGGIVGIIGPNGAGKTTLFRMITGKEQPDSGSIRLGETVKLGYVDQSRDALDPNKTVWEEVSDGQDIIELGKRKVQSRAYVGSFNFKGGDQQKKVGQLSGGERNRVHLAKMLKSGANVLLLDEPTNDLDVDTLRALEDALATFPGCAVVISHDRWFLDRLATHILAYEGDSQVVWFEGNYEDYEADRKRRLGVEADQPHRIKYRRLER from the coding sequence ATGGCCTCGTACCAATACGTTTTCGGCATGCACAAGCTGGGCAAGGCCTATCCGGGCGGCAAGGAAGTCCTGAAGGACATCAACCTGCAATTCCTGCCCGGCGCGAAGATCGGCGTACTGGGCTATAACGGCGCCGGTAAGTCGACCCTGCTGAAGATCATGGCCGGCATCGATCAGGACTACACCGGCGAAGCCTGGTCCGCCGACGGTGTGAAGATCGGTTATCTGGCCCAGGAGCCGCAGTTGGACGACAGCAAGACCGTCGCGGAAAACGCGATGGAAGGGCTGGGCGAATTGAAGGCCGTCGTCGACCGCTTCAATGAAGTGTCGATGAAGCTGGGCGAAGTCACCGACGATGACGAGATGATGGCGCTGATCGCCGAGCAGTCCGAACTGCAGGAGAAGATCGACGCCGAGGACGCCTGGGATCTGGACAGCCGGGTCGAGGTTGCGATGGACGCCCTGCGCTGCCCGCCTGGCGATTGGAATGTCGCCAACCTGTCCGGCGGGGAAAAGCGCCGCGTCGCCCTGTGCCGCCTGCTGCTCAGCCGCCCGGACATGCTGCTGCTCGACGAACCGACCAACCACCTGGACGCCGAAAGCGTCGCCTGGCTGCAACGTTTCCTGGCCGATTATCCGGGCACCGTCGTGATGGTCACCCACGACCGTTACTTCCTGGACAATGTCACCGGCTGGATTCTGGAACTCGACCGAGGCCGCGGTATTCCTTACGAAGGCAACTATACCTCCTGGCTGGAGCAGAAGCAGAAACGCCTGCAGCAGGAAGGCCGCGAGCAGGAAGCGCGCATGCGCAACATCGCCGCCGAACGCGAGTGGGTCAGCGCCTCCGCCCGTGCCCGCCAGACCAAATCCAAGGCGCGTATCCAGGCCTATGACGAGTTGGTCCGAGAAGCCGAGGCCGCCGAACAGGCGAACCAGACGGCCCAGATCGTCATCCCGCCAGGCCCGCGCCTGGGCGGCGTGGTGATCGAGGCCGACGAGGTCCGCAAGGCCTATGACGGCAAGCTCCTGATGGACGGCCTGTCCTTCAAACTGCCGCCGGGCGGCATCGTCGGCATCATCGGCCCGAACGGCGCCGGTAAGACGACCCTGTTCCGCATGATTACCGGCAAGGAGCAGCCCGATAGTGGCTCGATTCGCCTGGGTGAGACTGTGAAGCTGGGCTATGTCGACCAATCGCGCGACGCGTTGGACCCGAACAAGACTGTTTGGGAGGAAGTATCCGACGGCCAGGACATCATCGAACTGGGCAAGCGCAAGGTGCAGAGCCGCGCCTATGTCGGCAGCTTCAACTTCAAGGGCGGCGACCAGCAGAAGAAGGTCGGACAACTCTCCGGCGGGGAGCGCAACCGCGTTCACCTGGCAAAGATGCTGAAATCCGGTGCCAACGTCCTGCTGCTCGACGAACCGACCAACGATCTGGACGTCGATACCTTGCGCGCCCTGGAAGACGCCCTGGCGACCTTCCCCGGCTGCGCCGTGGTCATCAGCCACGATCGCTGGTTCCTGGACCGTCTCGCAACCCACATCCTGGCCTATGAAGGCGACAGCCAGGTAGTCTGGTTCGAGGGCAACTACGAAGACTACGAGGCCGACCGCAAACGCCGTCTGGGCGTCGAGGCGGACCAGCCGCACCGGATCAAGTACCGCCGTCTGGAGCGATAA
- a CDS encoding acyl-CoA synthetase yields the protein MLIAADRYETVVDRFAWQVPARYNIGVDVADRQNPDDPAIIYRGADDSVRTYSFGDLTRLSNRFANVLNAQGMVREDRIGILLPQAPETAVAHVAAYKSGMIAVPLFTLFGEDALEYRLSTCGARALVTDAASLPKIAAIRDRLPDLQVVFCIDGPHDGAMDFHAALAKASDRFTAVDTAADDPALIIFTSGTTGQPKGALHAHRVLLGHLPGVEFPHDFFPQPGDLFWTPADWAWIGGLIDVLLPSLHHGKPVLAYRARKFDPEEAFHLMGRFRVRNAFMPPTALKLMRQVENPRGRFDYAMRSIGSGGETLGKELLDWGRETFGLTLNEFYGQTECNLVVGNCSACMPVRPGRMGRAVPGHTVGIVDDDGNPLPDGEVGHIAIRRPDPVMFLRYWNNPKATEEKFAGDWLLTGDTGLREEDGYFRYVGRSDDVITTAGYRVGPGEIEDCLMKHPAVALAAVIGVPDPLRTEAVKAFVVVRDGVDANEALVADIQSFVKTRLAAHEYPRQVEFVDSLPMTATGKIMRRELRNR from the coding sequence ATGCTGATTGCCGCCGACCGCTACGAAACCGTCGTGGACCGCTTCGCATGGCAGGTTCCGGCGCGATACAATATCGGCGTCGATGTAGCGGACCGGCAGAATCCGGACGACCCGGCCATCATCTATCGCGGCGCCGATGACAGTGTCCGGACCTACAGCTTCGGTGACCTGACCCGGCTCAGCAATCGCTTCGCCAATGTTCTGAACGCGCAGGGTATGGTGCGCGAAGACCGGATCGGTATCCTGCTGCCACAGGCGCCGGAGACGGCGGTGGCCCATGTCGCGGCCTACAAGTCAGGCATGATTGCGGTGCCGCTGTTCACCCTTTTTGGCGAGGATGCGCTGGAGTACCGGCTGTCCACCTGTGGGGCGCGGGCGCTGGTGACCGATGCGGCGAGTCTGCCGAAAATTGCCGCCATTCGGGACCGACTGCCGGATCTGCAGGTCGTGTTCTGTATCGACGGCCCCCATGACGGGGCGATGGATTTCCATGCGGCCCTGGCAAAGGCGTCGGACCGGTTCACAGCCGTCGATACCGCGGCGGACGACCCTGCCCTGATCATTTTCACCTCCGGCACGACGGGACAGCCGAAAGGGGCGCTGCATGCCCATCGTGTGCTGTTGGGCCATTTGCCGGGGGTCGAATTCCCGCATGATTTCTTCCCGCAGCCGGGCGACCTTTTTTGGACACCGGCGGACTGGGCGTGGATCGGCGGTCTGATCGATGTGCTTCTGCCCAGTCTTCATCACGGCAAGCCGGTTCTGGCCTATCGGGCGCGCAAATTTGATCCGGAGGAAGCCTTTCACCTGATGGGGCGCTTTCGGGTGCGCAACGCCTTCATGCCGCCGACAGCGCTGAAACTGATGCGGCAGGTCGAGAATCCAAGGGGGCGGTTCGACTACGCCATGCGGTCCATCGGCTCGGGCGGGGAGACGCTGGGCAAGGAACTGCTGGATTGGGGGCGCGAGACTTTCGGTCTGACCCTGAACGAGTTCTATGGCCAGACCGAATGCAATCTGGTCGTCGGCAATTGCAGCGCCTGCATGCCGGTGCGGCCCGGGCGGATGGGGCGCGCTGTGCCGGGCCATACCGTCGGGATCGTTGACGATGACGGCAATCCGCTGCCGGACGGAGAGGTCGGTCACATCGCCATCCGGCGCCCGGATCCGGTGATGTTCCTGAGATACTGGAACAACCCGAAGGCCACCGAAGAGAAATTCGCGGGCGACTGGCTGCTGACAGGCGATACCGGCCTGCGGGAAGAGGACGGCTATTTCCGTTATGTCGGGCGCAGTGACGATGTCATCACCACGGCCGGCTACCGGGTCGGGCCCGGTGAGATCGAGGATTGTCTGATGAAGCATCCGGCGGTAGCGCTGGCGGCGGTGATCGGCGTGCCTGACCCGCTGCGCACCGAGGCGGTGAAGGCCTTCGTCGTTGTCCGCGACGGCGTCGATGCGAACGAGGCGCTGGTCGCCGACATTCAGAGCTTCGTCAAGACGCGCCTGGCGGCCCATGAATATCCGCGTCAGGTCGAATTCGTCGACAGTCTGCCGATGACCGCGACCGGCAAAATCATGCGTCGGGAACTGCGCAATCGCTGA
- a CDS encoding tetratricopeptide repeat protein: MSTASGWHMGRLLAGAAFVALMLGSTDTTLAQQASTDTLQVAPDFIVDRYRAKAESGDVQAQFRLGYLHENGLISGSPDLTAAANWYERAAEGGHAAAQFKRARMYADGVAGPRDYAKAAALYEAAAKQGVAEAQYNLAILMQDGIGVEKKIDSAIRWYEQAAFRGVVPAMRALGLLYLSGVGNSPQDDIEAWAWLTLAVENGDTGLSARLESVSTALSDEATAEAQRLAEAYRQLRIIP, translated from the coding sequence ATGTCGACGGCCAGCGGTTGGCATATGGGACGGCTTCTTGCCGGGGCGGCTTTCGTCGCCCTGATGCTGGGGTCGACTGATACCACTTTGGCGCAGCAGGCGTCGACGGATACACTGCAGGTCGCCCCGGACTTCATCGTCGATCGATACAGGGCCAAGGCGGAAAGCGGAGATGTCCAGGCCCAGTTTCGCTTGGGCTATCTGCATGAGAACGGGCTGATATCCGGGTCACCGGACCTCACCGCCGCTGCGAACTGGTATGAACGTGCGGCCGAGGGCGGTCATGCCGCGGCCCAGTTCAAGCGGGCGCGCATGTATGCGGATGGTGTTGCCGGGCCACGCGACTATGCAAAGGCTGCGGCGTTGTATGAGGCTGCGGCGAAACAGGGCGTGGCAGAGGCGCAGTACAATCTGGCAATTCTGATGCAGGACGGGATCGGCGTCGAAAAGAAAATCGATTCCGCGATCCGCTGGTACGAGCAGGCGGCCTTTCGCGGGGTGGTGCCGGCCATGCGGGCGCTGGGGCTGCTCTATCTTTCCGGCGTCGGCAATTCGCCTCAGGACGATATCGAAGCCTGGGCCTGGTTGACGCTCGCCGTCGAGAACGGTGATACCGGCCTGTCCGCGCGGCTGGAATCGGTGTCAACGGCGCTGTCGGACGAAGCGACGGCAGAGGCGCAGCGCCTTGCCGAAGCATACCGCCAGCTACGTATCATTCCGTGA